A window from Leptospira meyeri encodes these proteins:
- a CDS encoding MBL fold metallo-hydrolase yields the protein MLTASFEYKGIKFEGLSEGGIRTSIICPSLDFMFDFGFINPDKIHIGKILLSHAHLDHSCGIPYYVSQRSLRKLPIPKIYLPKSLEPKMSQILKLYSEIEDFDYECELIGLDFGDRVELKPGYFFKPWQSFHRVPSQGYTVYETKRKLKKEWTSLSSEEIRNKKDLGEDPTEEISIPLVSFSGDTKIEYVLENEDVRKSKILFMECTYYCEKRDVNRAREWGHTHFDEIVANASSFENEAIVLIHPSKRYSYRELNELVRKKIPPILKDRVSLFLPPKS from the coding sequence ATGTTAACTGCAAGTTTTGAATACAAAGGAATTAAATTTGAAGGTTTGTCCGAAGGAGGAATTCGAACTTCCATCATTTGTCCTTCTCTCGACTTTATGTTTGATTTTGGATTTATCAATCCAGATAAAATTCACATTGGAAAGATCTTATTATCTCATGCCCATTTAGACCATTCTTGTGGTATACCTTACTATGTTTCTCAAAGGAGCCTTCGTAAACTTCCTATTCCCAAAATTTATCTTCCAAAATCTTTGGAACCAAAAATGTCTCAAATTTTAAAATTATATTCTGAAATTGAAGATTTTGATTATGAGTGTGAACTGATCGGTTTAGACTTTGGAGATAGGGTTGAATTGAAACCTGGATATTTTTTTAAACCTTGGCAAAGTTTTCACCGGGTTCCATCGCAAGGTTATACAGTATATGAAACGAAACGAAAATTAAAGAAAGAATGGACGAGCCTCAGTTCCGAAGAAATTCGCAATAAAAAAGATTTAGGCGAAGATCCCACAGAAGAAATTTCCATCCCTTTGGTTTCTTTTTCTGGCGATACAAAAATAGAATACGTATTAGAAAATGAAGATGTTCGTAAAAGTAAAATTCTCTTTATGGAATGCACTTACTACTGCGAAAAAAGAGATGTAAATCGTGCTAGGGAATGGGGTCATACTCATTTCGATGAAATTGTAGCAAATGCCTCTTCTTTTGAAAATGAAGCCATTGTTCTCATTCATCCTTCCAAACGGTATAGTTATCGTGAGTTAAACGAACTTGTTCGAAAAAAAATACCACCTATTTTAAAAGATAGAGTTTCTCTTTTTTTACCTCCTAAATCATGA
- a CDS encoding M16 family metallopeptidase produces the protein MKRIYIFLIGISFFNLSAREMGEFVRDLQFKPLEFEVPEIKSIKQPSGVEVFSLKNAEFPIVYADIYVYHGRKNLGKRSVEITKLLEDSWELSGSKTFPKEKFLETLEFYGASFSVSIDYEKTIFSFAYLKATEKEVIPIIQSFFDSPNLDDTLVATTKGKLTEELKRRNDNPTALGTRKAKESLFRGTIAGTSMQISSLETVRLVDLIEFQTEILKEPKRRFLVTGDYDLKSFDSFFPNLSPSVENKNVEVITPVALSENVKKEGKNIRLIEKDVSQTFISMMGVLPEHNHPDFYAIQVLNYIIGAGGFNSYYMREIRNNRGLAYSAGSNTDFQESYGTIQFFAMTKKESAKEVLSLMRELIQPKLIDSLTEEELVRAKNAIINQFVFQFEDDKRTLASEVRRRDHKMPEGYLQNFRKEIDRLTLADLKRVGKLYFRSDKLIVTIVGPKVLESSFQEAVKVINPED, from the coding sequence ATGAAACGTATTTATATATTTTTAATCGGAATTAGTTTTTTTAATCTCTCTGCTCGTGAGATGGGGGAGTTTGTCCGCGATTTACAATTTAAACCCTTGGAATTTGAAGTTCCTGAAATTAAGTCCATTAAACAACCATCTGGCGTTGAGGTTTTTTCTTTAAAAAATGCTGAGTTCCCCATCGTGTATGCGGATATCTATGTTTACCATGGTAGGAAAAATTTAGGCAAAAGATCTGTGGAGATCACAAAACTTCTAGAAGATAGTTGGGAATTATCAGGATCTAAAACATTCCCCAAAGAAAAGTTTTTAGAAACTTTGGAGTTTTATGGGGCATCATTTTCTGTTTCCATCGATTATGAAAAAACAATATTTAGTTTTGCTTATTTGAAAGCGACAGAAAAGGAAGTGATCCCAATCATCCAATCTTTTTTCGATTCACCTAACTTGGATGATACCTTAGTTGCGACAACAAAAGGTAAGCTCACAGAAGAACTCAAAAGAAGAAATGACAATCCTACTGCCCTTGGCACAAGGAAGGCAAAAGAGTCTTTGTTTCGTGGAACCATTGCCGGAACTTCAATGCAAATATCTTCCTTGGAAACAGTAAGATTAGTTGATCTTATAGAATTCCAAACCGAAATTTTAAAAGAACCCAAACGAAGATTTCTTGTGACTGGGGATTATGATCTCAAGTCGTTCGACAGTTTTTTTCCTAATTTAAGCCCTAGTGTTGAAAATAAAAACGTAGAAGTCATTACACCAGTCGCTCTTTCTGAAAATGTAAAAAAAGAAGGAAAAAATATACGACTCATCGAAAAAGATGTGAGTCAAACCTTTATCTCAATGATGGGAGTACTTCCCGAACACAACCATCCAGATTTTTATGCCATTCAAGTTTTGAATTATATCATTGGTGCAGGTGGATTTAACTCTTATTATATGAGAGAAATTCGAAATAATCGGGGGCTTGCCTATTCTGCCGGAAGTAATACAGATTTCCAGGAATCCTACGGAACCATTCAGTTCTTCGCAATGACCAAAAAGGAATCAGCAAAAGAAGTTTTATCTCTTATGCGAGAACTCATACAACCAAAACTAATTGATTCACTGACAGAAGAGGAACTCGTTCGTGCAAAGAACGCCATCATCAATCAGTTTGTATTCCAGTTTGAAGATGATAAAAGGACTCTGGCAAGTGAAGTCCGAAGACGCGATCATAAAATGCCAGAGGGATACTTACAAAATTTTAGGAAAGAAATTGACCGATTAACTCTTGCTGATTTAAAACGAGTTGGCAAACTATATTTTCGATCCGACAAATTGATTGTTACCATTGTTGGTCCGAAGGTTCTTGAGTCATCTTTCCAAGAAGCAGTCAAGGTAATAAATCCGGAAGATTGA
- a CDS encoding M16 family metallopeptidase — MMSKLRIFFLCFFLQFLPLFSQDQFFGTSESQFREKIKTVRLDNGLTVVMMKRGTSPTVALYIKFLVGAVDETPEEAGTAHLLEHMLFKGTKTVGTTNYEKEEKYQKQIEVWGTELDNLKLKIRDLTTRGEAIPRSLEEEKETLERRLKNLIQLQDEFIVKNEDSYIYEQNGEVGFNAYTSQDVTNYQIQLPNNRIEVWAKIESDRLKNPILREYYTERDVVIEERRMRTDDNGGAVLREKFFSLAFESHPYRKPVIGYSAGLPFLKIDDTKAFFQKHYTPDRMVISVVGQFDFEETESIIRKYFSELKPGKPRPTYKVEEKSFPGEKRFKVYHPSGSQMMMGFLKPPYPHKDNSSFDVLSTVLTSGTGSRLYKRLVLEEKLALSVGAANGYPGERYQNYFVFFIKPNEGAKPEVIERIIWEELSKIQESGVPKEELDKVKNQMVSDFIKTLDENASIADLLSYYQLLYGDWSGLFRQYSTIMITSSKDIQTLIPTYLTKDKVVIGILEDVRKKSE; from the coding sequence ATGATGTCGAAATTACGAATCTTTTTCCTTTGTTTTTTCCTACAATTTTTGCCTCTTTTTTCCCAGGACCAATTCTTTGGAACCTCAGAATCACAGTTTCGTGAAAAGATAAAAACCGTTCGTTTGGACAACGGACTGACGGTTGTGATGATGAAGCGGGGAACTTCTCCAACAGTTGCTTTGTACATCAAATTTCTTGTGGGTGCTGTGGATGAAACACCAGAGGAAGCAGGAACTGCCCACCTTCTGGAGCATATGCTTTTCAAGGGAACAAAAACAGTCGGTACCACAAACTACGAAAAAGAAGAAAAATACCAAAAACAAATCGAAGTTTGGGGAACGGAGCTCGATAATCTCAAACTAAAAATTCGTGATTTGACAACTCGTGGCGAAGCCATTCCTAGATCATTGGAAGAGGAAAAAGAAACCTTAGAGCGTCGATTAAAAAACCTCATCCAATTACAAGATGAGTTTATTGTAAAAAACGAAGATTCTTATATTTATGAACAGAACGGTGAAGTAGGATTCAACGCTTACACTTCGCAAGATGTCACCAATTACCAAATCCAACTTCCCAACAACCGAATTGAAGTTTGGGCAAAAATAGAATCCGATCGCTTAAAAAACCCTATTTTACGTGAATACTATACGGAAAGAGATGTTGTGATTGAAGAGCGTAGAATGCGAACCGACGATAACGGTGGTGCTGTTTTGCGAGAGAAGTTTTTTTCTTTGGCATTTGAAAGTCACCCATACCGTAAACCAGTCATTGGTTATTCAGCAGGTCTTCCCTTCTTAAAAATTGACGATACAAAAGCCTTCTTTCAAAAACATTACACTCCAGACCGAATGGTGATTTCTGTTGTTGGCCAATTTGATTTTGAAGAAACGGAGTCCATTATCCGTAAGTATTTTTCTGAATTAAAACCAGGGAAACCAAGACCGACTTACAAGGTGGAAGAAAAATCATTTCCTGGTGAAAAACGATTCAAAGTTTATCATCCATCTGGAAGCCAAATGATGATGGGGTTTCTTAAACCTCCATATCCTCATAAAGACAATTCCTCTTTTGATGTATTATCAACAGTCCTCACTTCAGGAACTGGTTCTAGGTTATACAAACGACTTGTATTGGAAGAAAAATTAGCTCTGAGTGTCGGGGCAGCTAATGGTTATCCAGGAGAACGATATCAAAATTATTTTGTGTTTTTTATAAAACCGAATGAAGGAGCAAAACCAGAGGTTATCGAAAGGATCATATGGGAAGAACTTTCGAAAATCCAAGAATCCGGTGTTCCGAAAGAAGAATTAGATAAAGTTAAAAATCAGATGGTTTCTGATTTTATCAAAACCTTAGATGAAAATGCAAGCATTGCTGATTTGCTGAGCTATTATCAGCTGTTATATGGTGATTGGTCGGGTTTATTTCGTCAATATTCTACCATTATGATAACATCATCAAAGGATATCCAAACCCTTATCCCGACATATTTAACTAAAGATAAAGTTGTGATTGGTATATTGGAAGATGTAAGGAAAAAATCAGAATGA
- a CDS encoding lipoprotein: protein MNKTLSRMILSFTILAFVWNCKSKETKEVPPTKDTENEVILEFTKAKEGFLSESLFQVAVSSVLPSESERIEEAKTIAEQKSLNLLKTYTIPNLSDKGRKELRDISKEGKIVDKNVSVGGRYFFLYQIQKSNLKRLVTKDLE from the coding sequence ATGAACAAAACTTTATCAAGGATGATCCTGTCTTTCACGATTCTCGCTTTTGTTTGGAATTGTAAATCCAAAGAAACAAAAGAAGTCCCACCAACCAAAGATACTGAAAACGAAGTAATTTTAGAATTTACGAAAGCAAAAGAAGGATTTCTTTCTGAATCCCTATTTCAGGTTGCTGTGTCTAGCGTTCTTCCCAGTGAATCAGAACGAATCGAAGAAGCAAAAACAATTGCCGAACAAAAGTCTCTGAACTTATTAAAAACATATACAATCCCAAATCTCTCTGATAAGGGAAGAAAAGAACTCCGAGATATTTCCAAAGAAGGAAAGATTGTGGATAAAAACGTCTCCGTTGGAGGAAGGTATTTTTTCTTATACCAAATTCAAAAGTCCAACTTGAAACGTCTTGTAACCAAAGACCTGGAATAA
- the mpl17 gene encoding cell surface protein MPL17 — protein sequence MKQIRLLVLVSFLVTLFVASGNHSGFGLSADPLDSHPIEISIKQKSVGKYELELFLPKDFGFQMEAPHRIFLSGADGLKVLNADLKLKGPVHPKKPEYFEYLKPLTFQVEGKGKLQLDAKLFYCNFLKNICIPAKVNKSFSI from the coding sequence ATGAAACAAATTCGACTTTTGGTTCTCGTTTCTTTTTTGGTAACTTTGTTCGTTGCTTCTGGTAATCATTCAGGATTTGGACTCAGTGCAGATCCTTTAGACTCTCATCCAATAGAAATTTCGATCAAACAGAAATCCGTAGGGAAGTATGAGTTAGAATTGTTTTTACCAAAGGACTTTGGGTTCCAGATGGAAGCACCCCATCGTATTTTTTTGTCAGGTGCAGATGGACTAAAGGTTTTGAACGCAGACCTAAAACTAAAAGGACCAGTTCATCCCAAAAAACCGGAATACTTTGAATATCTTAAACCCTTAACCTTCCAAGTGGAAGGAAAAGGGAAGTTGCAGTTGGATGCGAAATTGTTTTATTGTAACTTTCTAAAAAACATTTGTATCCCCGCTAAGGTGAACAAATCATTTTCCATTTAG
- a CDS encoding DNA methyltransferase, with protein sequence MAGAGRLLKDSDKIVFGEFWTAKQRQGHPIHHTVSYRASFKPELPSFFMKEFLKKKNRVVYDPFGGRGTTAIQANIEGHVAVHNDIHPLSIFLASARQYVPKLEDLEKKLNSLDLDREVEDDPFDVNLLPFFHPRTLKEIKNLKMYMAEDLSIEMKFISLIALSRLHGHSTGFFSVYTFPQVSIPPEAQAKNNAKRGQTPEYRPIKPRILQKMKRDLALPIPPFYHEFSKNNLYSLNSANSVPNLESESVDLIVTSPPFLDKVDYEGDNWLRHWFLDIQKSKDRKLSIFSNLSDWNAFIRSTLKESARVLKKGSYMVMEVGEVKKGNSILYLDEDVVRMAEGTGLVWNKTYVHTQSFTKLSNCWQVSNNEKGTNSNRCVVLRKVL encoded by the coding sequence ATGGCAGGAGCAGGCAGACTATTAAAGGATTCCGATAAGATTGTATTTGGTGAGTTTTGGACAGCAAAACAACGCCAAGGACATCCAATTCATCATACCGTAAGTTATAGAGCATCATTTAAGCCGGAACTTCCTTCTTTTTTTATGAAGGAATTCTTAAAAAAGAAAAATAGAGTCGTTTATGATCCGTTTGGTGGTAGAGGAACTACGGCCATCCAGGCCAATATTGAAGGTCATGTTGCAGTACATAACGATATCCATCCGTTGTCTATTTTTCTTGCGAGTGCGAGACAATATGTTCCTAAACTAGAAGACTTGGAAAAAAAGTTAAATTCTTTGGATTTGGATAGGGAAGTAGAAGATGATCCTTTTGATGTAAACTTACTTCCTTTTTTTCATCCAAGAACATTAAAAGAAATCAAGAATCTTAAAATGTATATGGCGGAAGATTTGTCTATAGAGATGAAGTTCATTTCTCTGATTGCTCTTTCACGTTTACATGGACATAGCACTGGATTTTTTTCTGTTTATACTTTTCCACAAGTTTCGATTCCACCGGAAGCGCAGGCAAAAAACAATGCCAAACGTGGGCAAACCCCGGAATACCGGCCAATCAAACCAAGAATTTTACAAAAAATGAAACGGGATCTGGCTCTCCCCATCCCGCCATTTTATCATGAATTTTCAAAAAATAATTTGTATTCACTCAATTCAGCGAACTCTGTTCCCAATTTAGAATCAGAATCAGTCGATTTGATTGTAACTTCCCCACCTTTTCTTGATAAGGTGGACTATGAAGGTGACAACTGGTTACGCCACTGGTTTCTCGACATCCAAAAATCTAAGGATAGAAAACTAAGTATTTTCAGTAATCTCAGTGATTGGAATGCATTTATTCGTTCGACCTTAAAGGAATCAGCAAGAGTTCTTAAAAAAGGTTCCTATATGGTGATGGAAGTTGGCGAAGTCAAAAAAGGAAACTCTATTCTTTATTTGGATGAAGATGTGGTTCGGATGGCGGAAGGGACAGGCCTTGTCTGGAACAAGACTTACGTCCATACCCAAAGTTTCACAAAACTTTCAAATTGTTGGCAGGTTTCTAACAACGAAAAAGGTACAAATTCCAATCGTTGTGTGGTCTTACGAAAGGTTTTATAA
- a CDS encoding RluA family pseudouridine synthase → MSSYQTLIRYPFSGNTILVFLTTKFPYHSKDEWQYLLDMGRIHVQGKVASAELVLQEGDSVVYEPIPGRIQEPEVDTDYVVLKETEEFLFIDKPGNLPMHPAGRYRTRTLLNLLEEKYPLVIPVHRLDRETSGIVIFAKSEESRTWLQKKFEKREVKKEYLAVVRGKFLNSIFLDGYIGKNLDSAIRKKMKFSLEEFSDSKFVSTEFIPLDFIESQNLSLVLVRPLTGRIHQIRVSLLYLGYPILGDKLYGPRETMFLDFVQSGLSPSLLEELGAERQILHAHSISYTDDRTGEKIKVRSNPLKELLSFFPNYEDYVP, encoded by the coding sequence ATGTCTTCTTACCAAACATTGATTCGTTATCCATTTTCTGGAAACACGATCCTTGTCTTTCTTACCACCAAGTTCCCTTATCATAGTAAGGATGAGTGGCAATATCTTTTGGATATGGGTCGCATCCATGTCCAAGGGAAAGTGGCAAGTGCAGAACTTGTGCTCCAGGAAGGGGATAGCGTCGTGTATGAACCCATCCCAGGCAGAATCCAAGAACCAGAAGTCGATACCGATTATGTGGTTTTAAAAGAAACAGAAGAATTCCTTTTTATTGATAAACCGGGAAACTTACCTATGCATCCAGCAGGTAGGTACCGTACAAGAACTCTATTGAATCTTTTGGAAGAAAAGTATCCCTTGGTAATCCCTGTCCATCGGTTGGATCGCGAAACCTCTGGGATTGTGATCTTTGCCAAATCCGAAGAGAGTCGCACTTGGCTTCAAAAGAAATTCGAAAAGAGAGAAGTGAAAAAAGAATACCTTGCAGTGGTTCGGGGGAAATTTCTGAACTCAATTTTTCTGGATGGTTATATTGGGAAAAATTTAGATTCTGCCATCCGAAAAAAAATGAAGTTTTCTCTAGAAGAATTTTCTGATTCAAAATTTGTTTCAACTGAATTCATTCCTTTGGATTTTATTGAATCACAAAACTTAAGTTTGGTACTTGTTCGCCCCTTAACAGGTAGAATTCATCAAATCAGAGTTAGTCTGCTGTATCTAGGTTATCCTATTCTTGGAGATAAATTATATGGTCCACGAGAAACTATGTTTTTGGATTTTGTCCAATCAGGGCTTTCTCCTTCCTTATTAGAAGAACTTGGGGCAGAAAGACAAATTTTACATGCACATAGCATTAGTTATACTGATGATCGAACTGGTGAAAAGATAAAAGTAAGATCAAATCCTTTAAAAGAACTTCTATCCTTCTTCCCAAATTATGAAGACTATGTCCCATAA